In [Phormidium] sp. ETS-05, the genomic window CAATCAATGGTATTTTTCAATCCCTCCCTGAATTCTACCTCAGCCTTGAATCCAAAATATTCCCAGGCGCGTTGGGTATCCAAACAGCGGCGCGGTTGACCGTTGGGCTTATCGGTTTCCCAAACCAGTTCCCCATCAAATTCCATCAATTCACAGATTAATTCTACTAAATCTTTGATGGTTATTTCATAACCAGTGCCCAGGTTCACCGGTTCAGAATCGTTGTATTTCTGGGTGGCCATAACAATACCGCGAGCTGCATCAGTAGAGTAGAGAAATTCGCGGCTGGGACTGCCATCGCCCCAAACCGGGAGCTGTTTAGCTCCTTGTTTCTGGGCTTCATGCACTTTGTGAATTAAGGCGGGGATAACGTGGGAGCTGTTCGGGTTGAAGTTATCTTCGGGGCCGTATAAGTTGACTGGGAGCAGGAATATCCCGTTGAAACCGTACTGCTGACGATAGGATTGCAGTTGCACCAGAAGGGCTTTTTTGGCGACACCATAGGGAGCGTTGGTTTCTTCCGGGTAGCCGTTCCAGAGGTCTTCTTCTTTGAAGGGAACGGGGGTGAATTTGGGATAGGCGCAGATAGTGCCAACGCAGACAAATTTCTCGATTCCTGCTTGGTAGGCGGCATGGATGAGTTGCACGCCCATCATCAGGTTGTCGTAAAATAGTTCGGCGGGTTTTTCCCGGTTTAAGCCAATACCGCCTACGTGAGCTGCCAGGTGGATGATGATATCTTGATTTTGCACGACTTCCTGACAGGCGGGCATGGTGCGCAGGTCGTATTGGCTCGATCGGGGTACGGTAATCTTCGCTTTGTCGGCTCCGGCTTTCACCAATTGGTCAATTACTTGTTTTCCCAAAAAGCCCGCGCCACCGGTGACTAAGATGCGCTTGTTTTGTAAATCTAAAACTTCCATTGTCATTTGTCCCTTGTCATTTGTCCCTTGTCATTTGTCCTTAGATGATGCTTCAAATTGTAGGGTGGGCATTGCCGAACACAGAGGTTCTGGGTTGAGATGGCGGAGGTTGGGCAATGCCCACCCTACGAACTGTTAAAGGACTATCGCGGCCAACCACATCCCTGAGAAACCGGAGTGCCCTCACCCCCAACCCCTCGACCAAAAAGGGAGAGGGGCTTCTGGAGTGTGCGGTTTGAGGTGGAGTGTGGGATCTTTATTCCTCCCCCTCCTCCCTCTCCTCCCACCCTGACCCCTCTTCCCCCCTTTCTCCCTTTTTGGGAGAAAGGGGTTGGGGGATAGAGGGCAAGATAAAAAACCTGCACTTGTAAGGGGGGGAGGAAGGGGAGAAGAAGACGATGATTTTGGGCGAGAAACCCGGTTTCTTTACTTGTTAATCCACAGTGTTATCGGCTTCGGCGCGGATAAATGCCCGATCGCTCACTGATATGCCCTTAGAGGAAATCCCCAAAGCATTTAAATCAGCTTCCACCATCAATCCTACCAGTTCCTCAAAAGTCACCGATGGTTCCCAGCCCAGCTTTTGCTTTGCTTTCGTGGGGTCGCCAATCAATAAATCTACTTCTGCGGGACGGAGATAGCGGGGGTCAAATTCCACATAGTTTTGCCAATCGAGATTGACATAGCCAAATGCCAAATCCAGAAACTCGCGAATCTCGTGGGTTTCGCCAGTGGCGACCACATAATCATCGGGTTCGGGTTGTTGCAGCATCAGCCACATCGCCCGCACATAATCTTTGGCATAACCCCAGTCCCGCTTAGAATCCAGATTACCCAGATAGAGTTTTTTCTGTTTTCCGGCGACGATGCGGGCCACGGCGCGAGTAATCTTGCGGGTGACAAATGTCTCGCCACGACGGGGGGAATTGTGGATCCAACCCTGACCAATACCAGCATGGAAAGTCCCGCTGGTAGTGGCTAGGTCAAATAGCCAGTTGTCGTATTCAATGGGCTGGGCTTTCACCACTTCTGCCAAGGGTCGGCGCAGATGCTGTCCTTTGTTCCCAGGCACATCGGGAGAATTCAGATTAATTTGGTAGTAAATCCGTCCTTCTCGCTCTTCTGTGCAAATAATTGCTCGTTGCTCTAGGGTTGTCAACGCCATCCAGTACAGACCGGCAGCCATGACGGGGGAGGCAGTTTTGAAGCCCTGAAACTCATATGTGCAAGGTGTACTCTTGAGTCCGTCGCCAGCGTTGAATCCCTGCAAAAATGCTAAGCGTTCTTGGTAGCAAGCATTGAGAATGCGTTTGGGGATACGCTTATGGCCCGATCGGCTGTACAGGGAGTTATAAATGTAGCGACCATATTCAGGATTTCCATTCAGGCGGAGCTGAGTTACATCGCCACCGCCTTCAAAACCCGAAGCAGCCACATATCGAGAAGAACTGCCACCAGTAATTTTGCGCCAAGAGGCAGCCACGCGCTCGAGTAAGGCAGAATCTTGGTTAGTGACTTGGACTTTCCCTTCTTCACTGACGTAACCTTCCGCCGCAATTATCCCTAGCAACCAGGCTTCGGTTTCCGTCAAATCGATTTGGTCTGTGGGTTGGGGCAAGTCAATCAACGCGAGGGAGTCACCCACCATCACTTCCCCGGCGGGCCGCTCACAGGGTTGTTCATCTTTGGTGACAAACACCACGTGGTCGCTAGTGGCATGATACACCGCCCCCCGAGCCGCAATTCGATGTACCTGTTTATTGGGCTGGCGTTTGGCACCATTCCAAGTGGCGGTCATACAAGTAACTTCCGTCCACCCTTGGGCGTCCCAAACCTGAAATCGGTCTTCAGGAGACAAATCGGTGGTATAGCGATGACCATGTGTGGCATCTGTGCGATGGGGGACCACATCCTCGATCGGCAAAATGTCAATCAAGCCATCTTTTCTAATGATCACTGGTGTTTCCGCCGTGACACATTCGTGGTTGAACAGGATGCCGTTACAAGCAAATAAGTTGTAAGACTCCCGATAATTGACGGTTTGCCAATGAGCGTAAACCTTGGCGCAGGAGTAGGGACTGCGCGGATAAAAAGGTGTGGTTTCTTTTTGGGGAACTTCCAGCACTTTACCGAACATTTCCGAGGAACCGGCTTGGTAGAAGCGGACCTGGGTGCCGGTGCGGTGTTCATAGTCCCGGATGGCTTCTAACAGGCGTAGGGTGCCCATCGCCACAGTATCCACGGTATATTCCGGTGAGTCGAAGCTAACCCGGACGTGAGATTGGGCGCCAAGGTTGTATATTTCTACGGGTTGGACTTCTTCCAATATCCGCCGCAAGGTGGTGCCATCGGTGAGGTCGCCGTAGTGGAGAAATAGGCGAGCGGTTTCGTTGTGGGGGTCTTCGTAGATATGATCGATGCGGTCGGTGTTAAAGGTGGAGGTCCGGCGGATGATGCCGTGGACTTCATAGCCTTTTTCTAGTAACAGCTCGCTGAGGTAGGAGCCGTCTTGACCTGTAATGCCGGTGATGAGCGATCGCTTCGGTTGCGTCATCCTCAATACTTCCTGTAAAATTTACCATTGTCGGCAGATGCTAGGGGCGTGCAGGCAAGGAAGCCAGCGCCACCTAAGAAGAAAAACTGGAAGCCAGATGCACCCGCCCTGAGAAGGTTTTGCCCACTAAATCGGTAATTTAGGCGTTTAGTTCTTCACTTTCACCTGAGATTGTCAGGAAAATCTGAACCCCCAGCCAGACCCCAGGGGGCGGCCCAGGGACGCTGATGGCGACATGGGTGGCGCCAAATCCCCAACCTTTCCAAGATTTGACCGCAGTGGCTGTCTATTCAAGCGGACGGCGGCTGCTCTAATATACCAAACTATGGCTCTGGCATCCAGTGGTTCGCCCTTACCTTGGATGCTGGGGG contains:
- a CDS encoding GDP-L-fucose synthase, which translates into the protein MEVLDLQNKRILVTGGAGFLGKQVIDQLVKAGADKAKITVPRSSQYDLRTMPACQEVVQNQDIIIHLAAHVGGIGLNREKPAELFYDNLMMGVQLIHAAYQAGIEKFVCVGTICAYPKFTPVPFKEEDLWNGYPEETNAPYGVAKKALLVQLQSYRQQYGFNGIFLLPVNLYGPEDNFNPNSSHVIPALIHKVHEAQKQGAKQLPVWGDGSPSREFLYSTDAARGIVMATQKYNDSEPVNLGTGYEITIKDLVELICELMEFDGELVWETDKPNGQPRRCLDTQRAWEYFGFKAEVEFREGLKNTIDWYRQQAG